In the Camelus dromedarius isolate mCamDro1 chromosome 13, mCamDro1.pat, whole genome shotgun sequence genome, one interval contains:
- the HMGB1 gene encoding high mobility group protein B1, protein MGKGDPKKPRGKMSSYAFFVQTCREEHKKKHPDASVNFSEFSKKCSERWKTMSAKEKGKFEDMAKADKARYEREMKTYIPPKGETKKKFKDPNAPKRPPSAFFLFCSEYRPKIKGEHPGLSIGDVAKKLGEMWNNTAADDKQPYEKKAAKLKEKYEKDIAAYRAKGKPDAAKKGVVKAEKSKKKKEEEEDEEDEEDEEEEEDEEDEEEEEDDDDE, encoded by the exons atgggcAAAGGAGATCCTAAGAAGCCGAGAGGCAAAATGTCATCATATGCATTCTTTGTGCAAACTTGCCGGGAGGAGCACAAGAAGAAGCACCCAGATGCTTCAGTCAACTTCTCAGAGTTTTCTAAGAAGTGCTCAGAGAGGTGGAAG ACCATGTCtgctaaagagaaaggaaaattcgAAGACATGGCAAAGGCGGACAAGGCCCGttatgaaagagaaatgaaaacttatatccCTCCTAAAggggaaacaaaaaagaagttcaAGGATCCCAATGCACCCAAGAGGCCTCC ttcggcctttttcttgttttgttctgaATATCGTCCAAAAATCAAAGGAGAACATCCTGGCCTATCCATTGGTGATGTTGCAAAGAAACTGGGAGAGATGTGGAATAACACTGCTGCAGATGACAAGCAGCCTTATGAAAAGAAGGCTGCTAAACTGAAGGAAAAGTACGAAAAG GATATTGCTGCATATCGAGCTAAAGGGAAGCCTGATGCAGCAAAAAAGGGAGTTGTCAAGgctgaaaaaagcaagaaaaagaaggaagaggaggaagatgaagaagatgaagaggatgaggaggaggaggaagatgaagaagacgaagaggaagaagaagatgatgatgatgaataa